TTTTGATTGCGAATATCAATCAGCTTATTTTCCAATGTTTGTAAATTCTTCCGCATCTGGGCCACCAGCACCACCTGCTGTTGTACCTGAGAATGCTTCTGCTGGGTCGTATCAAGATACACCTGTCGTCGGGACAGCGCTTCCCGGGCCAGGGTTTCATCCCCTTTACTCATCGCCAACGACGCCCGTCGATACCATTCATCGGCCATCGACTGGGCTTGGTGGGCCTGCCGCTCCGTCCGTTTTTGACTGGCGATCGCCTGAGCCACCGCCTGACGGTTCATCACCAACTGGCCCTGCATTTCTTGCAAAATGCGGGTGACCTGCTGTTCTGGATCTTCGCGATTGTTTAGCCAATCCGTGAAGTTAGAGCGGGCAACCATCCACATCCGTTCAAACAAACTCATGGCAGCGATAAAGCCTGGGATACAACAAAGCAAGCAGCAATTAAATAGAGTGCCGAGTCAAAGCGCATCAATCACTTCTCTCTACCCTACACCCTATTTTTTGGGATCGCCGGTTTTTCCGATCGCCGATGCCAGCAGCATCGGATCACCGCAATCAATCACTACTTAATCTCCGCTTCCACACCCTGCTGACGCAACTCTGCAGCCTTCGCATCGGCTTCGGCTTTACTGCTATAGGAGCCACCATACTGGACGTAGGCACCATCATCTAAATTACGGAAAGAGGCATCCGAATTCGACTTCTGGGCAGACTCAAGCGCGGCATCATTGGTATAGGGTGTCACCACGCGATAATCACCCTTCGGTTCGGGAATTGCGGCTGGAGCCGGTTTGACCGGTGCCGCAACTTCGACGGGTGGCGGTGGCAACGGCTTCACAGGTGCCGGCTTCACAGGTACGGACACAGGAGGCGGATTGTACACCGGCTTGGGCTTGGGCTGATAACTCGGAGCAGGCGGTTGATAACTCGGGGCAGGCGGCTCATAGCTCCGCGCTGGCCGACTCGGTTTCGAATAAATCGGCGCCGGTTTCGGGGCCACCCGTGGTGCAGGTCTTGGCGGTCTTGGCGCTGGGCGCACTCGCACAGGCGTACCGGAGAATAGTCCGCCAGAAGCCGACTTCGCCACAGGCTTCGGCGCAATCGCGGGCGCGGGTGGCGTAATCGGCTTCACACTTAATGGCGTCAAACCGGTAATCACAACCGCTGATTTATCGGATTTCGGCGTCGCTTTCGCTGATTTATCAGCTTCCGACGTTGCCTTGCTATCCAGCTGCATCAAGGGAGAGGAGTCTTGTTTCGCGCCCTGTCCCGGCTGAGACAACAGCGATAATCCACCGGCGCGTGTACGCAAAGCGGAAATATTCCCCAAACTTAAATTCAAAAATTCATTCGAGTCGAGCGCGGGGGAATTGGACAACCAACCAATGTCAGTTGTGCCCGTCCCACCGTCAACATCGACTGACGCGATCGTCGTCGGGGATAACGATGACTGCGACGATCGGAAAGACGCGACTTTCATCGCCAAATCTTTCACTGCCGTGAGACTCGCCGGATTCATAATCAGGTAGCCAAACATGCCGCTACCCAATAACATCAGCAACATCGAACCCACACCAAAAGGCGTCAACAAGCCTTCCAGCACATTCCGTTCCGCCGCCACGGTCGCTTCTTCTTCGGCCAGACTGCGCAGCAGCTCTTCCGATGACTCCAAATAATCATTTGGCGCACCACTACTGTCCGTCGCGAAGGCGTCATCGGTCAGAAAACCACCTTGGGGCAGATCGGCGGCCCCAATCAAGGCATCCGGATCCGTCGCCTCGCTATCATCCGCGACACCATCTTGTGCCGCCGCAATCACGAGCGCCGAAGAGGCATCCGCCGGTAGATCATTTTGGAACGACAAAGGGGTCCGGGGCGGCAACGGTGGACCGGCATCGGCCGCGATCGGCGTCTGATCAACCGTAATATCTTCATCTTCATCAACCGTGATCGCCTCCGATAGGGGCTCCACGGATTGAGGCGCCGGACTAGTGGTCGGCAGATCTAACACGGGCGCTGGCACCGATCGCTTCAACGCACTCACCGATGAAGGCACAAAGCTGAGGCCCGCACGATAGCGGCGATAGCGGTCTAATTCATCTTCTAAACGCGCATCTAAAACGCCCAACGCACGCCGCAGCGTAGGATGGAGCGCACGTACTGAATTGGTAGGGAGTATCAGGGACTCATCCGACAAAGGTTGATGCATGGTGCTTAACTCTGTATGAATCGCTCAGGCATAGCCACAAGGGAAAAGATTTTTTATAAGGTCTTGCCCTGCTTTAGCCTCAAAGTATATTCCAGAAAACCCAAAATGCAGCAAAAATCACACTGAAATAACGCTATATCTAGGGGGTGCTGAACCCATTAGACGCTAGAAGCACAGTATGGCGCACGATTGCGCAGCGGTAGATGCAGCTCAAAACCCAACTTAAATTTGCTGCTGTGGCGTTGATCGTATCCAGAATGTGGGTGATTGTACGACTTTTTTGCACGGAGTCAAAATCGGGCCTGGACTGATCAGGCGGTATTTCAACGTCCCCGATCGTCCAGGCTTTGCGCCAGTCCCGGGACGTAATAGGATGAAACAGGCTTGCAATACTCTGAAATGAGTCGTTACAGGCCCCAAACATTGAGAAACAATTTAGCGCCGGAAGCATAGGGTTTTTATGAACACAGTTGATGATAAAACCGTTGTTCGCGAGTATTTCAATGCCACTGGCTTCGATCGTTGGCGGCGGATTTATGGCGATGGCGAAGTGAACGTCGTCCAAAAGAACATTCGGATCGGTCACCAGCAGACGATCGATTATGTCGTGGACTGGCTCAAAGCCGATGGCAATCTCAGCGACATCACAATTTGCGATGCGGGTTGCGGCGTCGGCAGCTTAAGTATTCCATTAGTAGCTGCGGGTGCCACCAATATCGACGCCAGCGACATCTCTGAGATGATGGTCGGCGAAGCTAAAGAACGGGCCGCCGCTGAACTCGATCACCCCAGCGCGGTCAAATTCGAGGCCAAAGACTTAGAAGAGATTTCGGGGCAGTATCATACAGTGATCTGTTTGGATGTTTTGATTCACTATCCACCCGAAAAAGCGGGAGAAATGATCAAAAATCTCAGTGCCCATGCCGACACCCGCTTTATTGTCAGCTTTGCACCAAAGACCTGGTATTACGACGCCCTGAAGAAGATTGGGGAGTTTTTCCCCGGTCCCAGCAAAGCAACCCGGGCATACTTACATCCGGAAGCTTATATCGTGAAGCTGTTAGCGGAGAATGGCTGGAAAGTGGCGCGGAATGATATTTCCAAGGCTCCATTCTATTTCTCCCGCCTCCTGGAGTTAGTTAAGGCCTAACTTAAGTTAAGAATGCCATCGGGAAAACACTGAATCGCTTTCGCACAAGATTCCCCATGCGGGCCAACTGTGGTTGGCCCTTTTTAATTGCCAAATCTAGTGTGGGGCCGATACGCCAAGGTAAAGTTCGCCCACTTTCGGATCATTCAGCAGATCAACGCCGCGCCCTTCATACTTATCGCGTCCAGCTTCAAGCACATAGCCACGATCGGACATTTGTAAGGCTTGCTTGGCATTTTGCTCAACGAGCAAGATCGCCGTCCCTTCCGCCTGCACCTGCTGAATCTGTTCAAACACATCCTTCACCATAATGGGTGAGAGGGCCGCCGATGGCTCATCCAAAATCAACAGGGCCGGACGTAACATTAAGGCTTTTGCCATCGCTACTTGCTGCCGTTCACCGCCGGAAAGCGTCCCAGCAGTCTGTTTTTTCCGCGCGGCCAACGCTGGAAACCGATCGTACATTTCTTGCTTCAAACGTTTAATCGGGGCACCGTCTTTCACAAATGCCCCCATTTCCAAGTTCTCGTCGATCGTCAACGACTTAAAGACGTTCGCGATCTGGGGGACATAGCCCATCCCTTGCTGCACAATCCGATCGGGCGACATCCCCCCAATCTCCTGACCGTTAAAGCGAATGGCACCAGTATGGGGATTCAGCAGTCCAAAAACCGTTTTGGCGAGGGTCGATTTACCCGCGCCATTCGGACCAATAATCGTCACGAGTTCCCCCGCATATATCCGCATGTTGATGCCTTGCAGGATGTCCACATCTTTGATGTATCCAGCATGGACATTCTCAACTTCCAGAATCAACTCAGACATGATGCAGGTGGCGAATAAAATGAACTCAACATATATCGACGTAGCCGGACTAATCAGTGCCGCCACGCTTCAGATAACCATGCAGCGGGAAGCAATCTCGGTTTAATCAAGCACCGACGGTACCGATCAATCCCAACGCCGTCGGTTTATTCCGGTGTCCGCTGCAGTTCCGGACGTTCTTCGGGGATAATGGCACCTTCTACCGGACAAACCTGCAGGCAAATTCCACAGTCAATACAAGTGGAAAAGTCAATCCAGTACCAGTCAGTACCTTGGGTATTTTTGCCAGGGCCTTGGTCAATACAAGCGACGGGACAAGCCTCAACGCAGTCCGACACACCTTGACAGACATCAGTTACGATCGAATGGGCCATAGGAAATAGGGTTGCTCAAATCTTTCAAGGGTCATGACGATTTTACTGGCTCACGGGTTCGACCGTAATCCCTTCTGCACTGACCCAACTAATTTGGGCAATATTGCGAGTTTGGGCATAGTCGATAATCGCCGCACGTTCCGGCTTTTGGCCGGCGTCCAAATTTAGTTCGACTCGGAGTTCGGGTTGATCGGCCCGCAGGGTTTGGGCATAACGCAGCGCGGCGGCACAGGCCGACTCATCCTGGGCAACGACCAGATAATCACTCGTCGGCACCGACTGCGGCAACTGCTGCGCCGCCAATAACACCGGGTACAATTCGTCAATTTGGAAACTAAAACCAATTCCCGGGACGGAATCACCCTGGGGATGATAGCTACCGAGTAATTCGTCATACCGCCCCCCCTGGGCCAGCACTTGCTGCACCGTGCCACCGGTACTAGCCACCTCAAAAACAATGCCGGTGTAGTAGTCAAAAGTCCGGATCAAACTTAAATCCAGCACGATCGGCAGTTTCACGCCTTCGCCCACACTGGCTTGCATCAGCTCAAACAACGTCTTCAGCCGCTCAACCTGCTGTCGTTGGGACGCATCGAGATCCCACTGACTAACCTTCTGCAGTACCGCTGTTGGTTCACCGCGCAGATCTAACATTTGCAGCGCCCGATCGCGCAACGCTCCTTCAAGCGGCAACGCTTCTAAGCCGGTCAAATCCAATTGCGCGATCGCCTGCCGCACCGTTTGCCGAATCCGCTCAGGAAAAACGGATAAGAGGGATTTAGTCAGCCCCGCCTCCCCCACAATCAACTGCCACTGCGGGGACTGCACGGCGCCCAAGCCAACGTTGGCCAAACAATCCATGGCGATCGACAATACTTCCACATCCGCCAGAATGCCGCCGCCCCCCAGCAGCTCTACGCCTGCCTGGAACAGCTCTTGCTGGGAACTATGACTATCTTCATCGGGGCGGCAAAAAACATTCGCACTGTAGTAAAGCCGTTGCGGAAAGCGTGAAACCGACATCCGGTTTACGGCAGTCCGCGCAATTGAGGCCGTCAACTCGGGGCGGAGTCCCAATTGTTCGTCCGCGGCACCTTGAACTGCAAGAATCGTGGATGGATCAATCGCCCCACCCGCGATCAGCGTATCCAGCCGCTCCAGGGTAGACGTAATAATCCGGTGATACCCCCAGCGATGAAAAACGGCCTGCAGACGCTTTTCGATCCAGCGTTTTTGCGCCACATCCAAAGGCAATAAATCCCTTGCCCCGGTGGGAGGTTGGTACACCATGATAATTTCCTTACTGTGTCCGGATCGCGCTGAGTTCAGCCTTAATAAATTACCTGTTCACGGTGCCATTGTCAGTCATGGCCTACTTCTTCCGACCGAACAACCCGCCGAGAAAACCACCCGAGGATTTTTTCGGTGCCTCTTGGCTAGCATTATTCGCCGCATTCATCCGGGCCAGGGCCTGTTTCCCAACCTGGGCTTGCTCATCCTCCGGATTAATCGCCAACGCTTTATTAAAGTGAATTTTGGCCATTGTTGGCTGCTTTTGATTCATATATGCCATGCCTAACATGCTATGGCTTGGTCCATGGGTTGTGTCGATCGCTAGCCCATCGCGCAGTTCACGAATCGCCCGCACATAATCACTTTTTTTGTAATACCCTTCCGCCCGCCGGAAGTAGGGAGCGGCCAGGGACTGACGAATCGGCACCCGCGGCTCTTCTGCCTGCGCCTGTTCCTGCGCCTGTCTCTGAGCCGGCGTTTCCG
The nucleotide sequence above comes from Romeriopsis navalis LEGE 11480. Encoded proteins:
- a CDS encoding PspA/IM30 family protein, with amino-acid sequence MSLFERMWMVARSNFTDWLNNREDPEQQVTRILQEMQGQLVMNRQAVAQAIASQKRTERQAHQAQSMADEWYRRASLAMSKGDETLAREALSRRQVYLDTTQQKHSQVQQQVVLVAQMRKNLQTLENKLIDIRNQKELLIARSRSAKASLEVNEMLDRTGSRESMRAFERLEEKVGNLEAQVEVNAELQGNTLESRFEALTQQKNVEAELTAIKTQLGNSELPSASGPDPELEKIRSELKRL
- a CDS encoding ATP phosphoribosyltransferase regulatory subunit, producing MVYQPPTGARDLLPLDVAQKRWIEKRLQAVFHRWGYHRIITSTLERLDTLIAGGAIDPSTILAVQGAADEQLGLRPELTASIARTAVNRMSVSRFPQRLYYSANVFCRPDEDSHSSQQELFQAGVELLGGGGILADVEVLSIAMDCLANVGLGAVQSPQWQLIVGEAGLTKSLLSVFPERIRQTVRQAIAQLDLTGLEALPLEGALRDRALQMLDLRGEPTAVLQKVSQWDLDASQRQQVERLKTLFELMQASVGEGVKLPIVLDLSLIRTFDYYTGIVFEVASTGGTVQQVLAQGGRYDELLGSYHPQGDSVPGIGFSFQIDELYPVLLAAQQLPQSVPTSDYLVVAQDESACAAALRYAQTLRADQPELRVELNLDAGQKPERAAIIDYAQTRNIAQISWVSAEGITVEPVSQ
- the bchM gene encoding magnesium protoporphyrin IX methyltransferase — its product is MNTVDDKTVVREYFNATGFDRWRRIYGDGEVNVVQKNIRIGHQQTIDYVVDWLKADGNLSDITICDAGCGVGSLSIPLVAAGATNIDASDISEMMVGEAKERAAAELDHPSAVKFEAKDLEEISGQYHTVICLDVLIHYPPEKAGEMIKNLSAHADTRFIVSFAPKTWYYDALKKIGEFFPGPSKATRAYLHPEAYIVKLLAENGWKVARNDISKAPFYFSRLLELVKA
- a CDS encoding indolepyruvate ferredoxin oxidoreductase subunit alpha, which gives rise to MAHSIVTDVCQGVSDCVEACPVACIDQGPGKNTQGTDWYWIDFSTCIDCGICLQVCPVEGAIIPEERPELQRTPE
- a CDS encoding ABC transporter ATP-binding protein — encoded protein: MSELILEVENVHAGYIKDVDILQGINMRIYAGELVTIIGPNGAGKSTLAKTVFGLLNPHTGAIRFNGQEIGGMSPDRIVQQGMGYVPQIANVFKSLTIDENLEMGAFVKDGAPIKRLKQEMYDRFPALAARKKQTAGTLSGGERQQVAMAKALMLRPALLILDEPSAALSPIMVKDVFEQIQQVQAEGTAILLVEQNAKQALQMSDRGYVLEAGRDKYEGRGVDLLNDPKVGELYLGVSAPH